From one Lolium rigidum isolate FL_2022 chromosome 4, APGP_CSIRO_Lrig_0.1, whole genome shotgun sequence genomic stretch:
- the LOC124707167 gene encoding uncharacterized protein LOC124707167 — translation MHAATSAGSMALNDIARGSAGAGISSSGSGNGIGRGAAAGTQGHAGTTSKKRLVMIIADPGRESTAAMEWALSHSIVEGDDILLLHVNMPPSGAPGGAPPSRTGSGGSSSSSSLGVFLGGGGSADAEFMETMRAACKARHPRARIHAERVEPATEGREAKAQTILAESQRRGVELLVIGHRRFSSFLGLRSASGSSRGHDSTAEFLIEHSKCLCVSVQKKGQNAGYLLNTKTHKNFWLLA, via the exons ATGCATGCGGCGACGTCGGCCGGCAGCATGGCTCTGAACGACATCGCACGGGGCAGCGCCGGCGCCGGTATCAGCAGCAGCGGTAGCGGCAACGGCATCGGCCGCGGCGCGGCAGCCGGGACGCAGGGACATGCCGGGACGACGTCTAAAAAGCGCCTCGTGATGATCATCGCCGACCCGGGCCGTGAGTCCACAGCGGCGATGGAGTGGGCACTCTCCCACTCCATCGTCGAGGGCGACGACATCTTGCTCCTCCATGTCAACATGCCTCCGAGCGGCGCCCCGGGCGGTGCGCCCCCCTCGCGAACCGGCTCAGGCGGGAGCTCCAGTAGCTCGTCGCTCGGCGTGTTCCTCGGCGGCGGGGGCTCCGCGGACGCGGAGTTCATGGAGACGATGCGCGCCGCGTGCAAGGCGCGGCACCCGCGCGCGAGGATCCACGCGGAGCGCGTCGAGCCGGCCACCGAGGGCCGCGAAGCCAAGGCGCAGACCATCCTCGCCGAGTCCCAGCGCCGCGGCGTCGAGCTCCTCGTCATCGGCCACCGccgcttctcctccttcctcgg GTTACGGAGCGCGAGCGGGTCGAGCCGAGGGCACGACAGCACGGCGGAGTTCTTGATCGAGCACAGCAAGTGCCTGTGCGTGAGCGTACAGAAGAAGGGACAGAACGCCGGCTACCTGCTCAACACCAAGACCCACAAGAATTTCTGGCTCCTCGCATGA